A window of Roseobacter fucihabitans genomic DNA:
GTCATGGTCGCGCTGAACGACACCTTCGGCGCGCCCGTCGTTGAGGGCTACGGCATGACCGAGGCCGCGCATCAGATGGCCTCCAACCCGATTGGTGCAGGCAAACAGAAACCCGGCGCGGTGGGCGTTGAGGCTGGCCCGAAAGTGCGCATCGCCCATGAGATCGAAAATCGTCTGATGGAAGGCACCGGTGAGGTTGTCATTTCCGGCCCCAATGTGACGCCGGGATATGAGGGCAACCCGGAGGCCAATGAGAAGAACTTCTTCATGGATCAGGGGCAGCGCTGGTTTCGTACCGGCGATCAGGGGGCCTTTGACGCGGATGGCTATTTGATCCTGACGGGCCGCTTGAAGGAAATCATCAACCGGGGTGGCGAAAAGATCAGCCCGCTGGAGGTGGACGGCGTACTCTTGGATCATCCCGATATCGCGCAGGTCGTGACCTTTGCCGTGCCGCACCCCAAGCTCGGCGAAGAGGTTGCCGCCGCCGTTGTACTGAGCGAGGGGAGTGAGGCCAGTGAGCAGGATATACGCGCCTTTGCCGCTACGCGGATGGCTGATTTCAAGGTGCCGCGCAAGGTGATCATCATGGATGAAATTCCCAAGGGTGCCACGGGCAAGATGCAACGCATTGGTCTGGCCGAAAAGCTCGGACTGGTGGAGAAGGCCTGATATGAAGATCTGCATTTTCGGAGCGGGCGCGATTGGCGGCTATATGGGTGTGAAACTGGCGCAGGCGGGGGCGGATGTATCGCTGGTCGCGCGCGGCCCACATCTGGCGGCGATGAAGGACAAGGGGCTAACCCTGATCGAGGAGGGCGGCGTTGAAAGCACTGTCAAGGTCACGGCCAGCGAGGACCCCGCCGATCTGGGGCCACAGGATTACGTGATCGTCACGCTTAAGGCGCATTCCGTGCCACCCGTTGTGGACCGGATGCAGCCGCTTCTGGGCGATCACACCACGGTGGTCAGCGGCGTAAACGGCGTGCCGTGGTGGTATTTTCACAAGAGCGGCGGAGACCTCGAAGGCACGCGCCTGCAGACGGTCGATCCCGGCAATGCGCAGTGGAACGGCTTTGGCCCGGACCGCGTGCTGGGCTGCGTGGTCTATCCGGCGGCAGAGGTTTCCGAGCCTGGCACCATCCGCCATATCGAGGGCAACCGCTTTTCGCTGGGTGAACCGGATGGCTCCAAATCCGAACGCGCCGTGGCATTGTCCAAGGCCCTGATGGCCGCGGGCCTCAAGGCCCCGGTGCGTCCGCGGTTGCGCGATGAAATCTGGGTAAAACTCTGGGGCAACCTGTCGTTCAACCCAATCTCGGCGCTGACCCATGCGACGCTGGATGTGCTGTGCACCGACGAAGGCACTCGTGCCGTGGCGCGCGGCATGATGCTGGAAGCGCAGGAGATTGCCGAGAAATTGGGCGTCAAGTTCCCCATTGATGTGGAGCGCCGGATTGATGGTGGGGCCGCCGTGGGCGCGCATCGCACCTCCATGTTGCAGGATCTGGACGCAGGGCGCCCGATGGAGATCGACGCGCTGGTCGGGTCGGTGCAGGAGTTGGGGCGCATCACCGAAACGGCGACGCCGACCATTGATACGGTGCTGGCGCTGACCAAGCTGCGCGCGCGATCGGCGGGTCTTTACGGGGGCTGAGACCTGCGTCAGGTCCGCGCAGCCTGCCTTGCGCTGCGCAGAAACTGCGCCATGTCTGAAGAAGATAGAGGTTGCAGGACGCACAATGGTATTGAAGATTTCCAATCTGGCAAAACGCTATGAAACGGGCGCTGACCCGGTTGAGGTGCTGCGCGATGTCTCCTTTGAGATGGCGGCAGGCGACACCTTGGCCTTGGAGGGCGAATCCGGCAGCGGCAAAAGCACATTGCTGCATCTGGTGGCGGGGCTGGACCGTGCCAGCGCCGGACAGATCGAGGTGGAAGGCGTTGATATCACCGGGTTCACCGATACGCAGTCGGCGCGCCTGCGCCGTGAAAGCGTGGGGCTGATCTTTCAGCAATTCAACCTGATCCCCAGCCTGAATGTGCAAAGCAATATCGCCTTTCACGCCCGTCTGTCGGGTCGATATGATCCGCATTGGGCCGATGAATTAACGGATAAAATCGGGCTGCGGGATCATCTGAACAAATACCCCGAAGCCCTATCGGGTGGGCAACAGCAACGCGTGGCGATTGCGCGGGCTTTGGCGGCGCGGTCCAAATTGCTGCTGGCGGATGAGCCGACGGGCAATCTGGATGAAACCACGGCGGATGCGGTTCTGGCATTGATGCTGGAAAGTGCCGCACAGACGCATACCGCCATCCTCATGGTGACCCATTCGACCCGGCAAGCCGCGCGCATGCGCCGCCGGCTTACCCTGTCGCGCGGGACGATCCTGGCGGAGCCGCCCAGCGTATGACACGGTACGGCATCATCGCATTGCTGTCCCATTGGCGAAAAAACCCCTGGCAGATGGTGACATTGATTGCCGGGCTTGCGCTTGCGACGGCGCTTTGGTCTGGTGTGCAGGCGATCAACTCTGAGGCCCGCGCCAGTTACGACACCGCAGCACAGGTGCTGTTGAATGCCGATCTGGGCCAGATCGAGCGCCGCGACGGCGCGCCCCTGACCACTGCCGACTATGTCGGCCTGCGACGTCTTGGCTGGCAGGTCAGCCCGGTGATCGAAGGGGATTTCCCGGCTGACGGCGGGACGATAACCCTGCTCGGGGTGGAGCCCATGACCCTGCCGCAGGCGGTGATGGCGGCCAATCGCGCGCCGGAGACCGACAACGGCCAGGACCCGGTTTTCCAGCGTGATGGCCTCGTGGTGCACCCGGATGATATGGCGTTGTTCCAGAACGCGCCGGTGTCGATCCAATCCGATCCGCAACGCACCCCTGGCACCGCCATTGGGGATATCGCGACGGTGCACCGGCTGCTTGAACGCCCCGGCGACATCACGCGGCTGATTGTGGCGCCGCGCCAGCCGATCACGCTGGCACCGTTGCCGGAGCAATTCCGCATGACGCCGCCCAGCGGGCAAAACGATGTGGCCCGGCTGACCGAGAGCTTTCATCTCAACCTCACGGCTTTTGGCTTGCTGTCCTTTGCCGTGGGGATTTTCATTGTCTACGGGGCTGTGGGGCTGGCGTTTGAGCAACGCCGCGCCGTGTTTCGCACGTTGCGCGCGCTGGGGCTGCCGCTGCGGCGTCTGATGCTCTTGCTGGCGCTGGAGTTGGGGGTCTTTGCGCTGATCGCCGGGGCGCTTGGCGTGGCGCTGGGATACGGGATCGCGGCGGCCTTGCTGCCGGATGTGGCGGCGACGCTGCGCGGTCTTTACGGTGCCGATATTTCCGGCCAGTTGCGACTGCGCCCCGCCTGGTGGCTCTCGGGGCTGGGCATGGCGCTGGCCGGTACGGCGGTTGCGGCAGCCGGGGCTCTTTTCAAACTCGCACGCCTGCCGCTGTTGTCCTTCAACCACCCGCGCGCGATGAGCATGCATGCCGCAGGGGCCGCACGCTGGCTGGCGCTCGCGGCGCTGGCATTGTTGTCGATCGGCACCGCTGCGGCCTTTCTGGGCGAGGGGCTCTTTGCAGGTTTCACCCTCTTGGCCTGTCTGTTGCTCGGTGCGGCCTTCCTGTTGCCGATTGTGCTCAACACGGTGCTGACCCTGGCAGCGCAGCGGCGCGGCGGGCCGGTGCGTGAGTGGTTCTGGGCGGACAGCCGCCAGCAATTGCCAGGGCTTTCGATGGCGCTCATGGCCTTGATGCTGGCGATGGCGACGAACATTGGGGTCTCCACCATGGTGTCGAGCTTTCGGCTCACCTTCACCGGCTATCTGGACCAGCGTCTCGTTTCCGAGCTTTACCTGAACACGGCGTCACCGGCGGAGGCCGCAACGATTACCGATTACCTGCGCAGTCAGGGCGTCACGGTTTTGCCTATTATCTGGCAGGATGTGCGGATCGGTGGTTTGCCCGCAGAGGTCTACGGCATCCTCGATGATCCCACCTACCGCGACAATTGGCCGGTGCTGGAGGCGCTGCCGCAGGCCTGGGACAGGCTGGCCGGGGGCGAGGGCGCTTTTATCAATGAACAGTTGGCGCGCCGAAACGACTGGCATGCGGGGGATCACTTGCCGGACGGCGATTTGATCCTCGGAATCTACAGCGATTATGGCAATTCCGCTGGCCAGGTGGTGATCTCAAAGCTCCGGTTCGACGCCCGATATCCCGGCCTGAGCGCGCAACGGTTTGGGTTGCGCACATCCGACCCCGACGCCTTGGCGACGCAATTGCGCGCCCGTTTCGACCTTGGCGAGGAGGCGCTGATCAATCAGGCGGCGCTGAAGGCGTTCTCGCTTGCGGTCTTTGAACGCACCTTTTCCGTCACGGCGGCGCTCAATCTGCTCACCCTCTCTGTCGCTGGGCTCGCGCTGCTGATCAGCCTGCTGACGCTCGCCAGCCTGCGCTTGCCGCAACTTGCCCCTGTCTGGGCGCTTGGGCTGACACGGCGGCGTCTGGCGGGGCTTGAGGTTTTGCG
This region includes:
- a CDS encoding ABC transporter ATP-binding protein — protein: MVLKISNLAKRYETGADPVEVLRDVSFEMAAGDTLALEGESGSGKSTLLHLVAGLDRASAGQIEVEGVDITGFTDTQSARLRRESVGLIFQQFNLIPSLNVQSNIAFHARLSGRYDPHWADELTDKIGLRDHLNKYPEALSGGQQQRVAIARALAARSKLLLADEPTGNLDETTADAVLALMLESAAQTHTAILMVTHSTRQAARMRRRLTLSRGTILAEPPSV
- a CDS encoding 2-dehydropantoate 2-reductase; this encodes MKICIFGAGAIGGYMGVKLAQAGADVSLVARGPHLAAMKDKGLTLIEEGGVESTVKVTASEDPADLGPQDYVIVTLKAHSVPPVVDRMQPLLGDHTTVVSGVNGVPWWYFHKSGGDLEGTRLQTVDPGNAQWNGFGPDRVLGCVVYPAAEVSEPGTIRHIEGNRFSLGEPDGSKSERAVALSKALMAAGLKAPVRPRLRDEIWVKLWGNLSFNPISALTHATLDVLCTDEGTRAVARGMMLEAQEIAEKLGVKFPIDVERRIDGGAAVGAHRTSMLQDLDAGRPMEIDALVGSVQELGRITETATPTIDTVLALTKLRARSAGLYGG
- a CDS encoding ABC transporter permease, whose product is MTRYGIIALLSHWRKNPWQMVTLIAGLALATALWSGVQAINSEARASYDTAAQVLLNADLGQIERRDGAPLTTADYVGLRRLGWQVSPVIEGDFPADGGTITLLGVEPMTLPQAVMAANRAPETDNGQDPVFQRDGLVVHPDDMALFQNAPVSIQSDPQRTPGTAIGDIATVHRLLERPGDITRLIVAPRQPITLAPLPEQFRMTPPSGQNDVARLTESFHLNLTAFGLLSFAVGIFIVYGAVGLAFEQRRAVFRTLRALGLPLRRLMLLLALELGVFALIAGALGVALGYGIAAALLPDVAATLRGLYGADISGQLRLRPAWWLSGLGMALAGTAVAAAGALFKLARLPLLSFNHPRAMSMHAAGAARWLALAALALLSIGTAAAFLGEGLFAGFTLLACLLLGAAFLLPIVLNTVLTLAAQRRGGPVREWFWADSRQQLPGLSMALMALMLAMATNIGVSTMVSSFRLTFTGYLDQRLVSELYLNTASPAEAATITDYLRSQGVTVLPIIWQDVRIGGLPAEVYGILDDPTYRDNWPVLEALPQAWDRLAGGEGAFINEQLARRNDWHAGDHLPDGDLILGIYSDYGNSAGQVVISKLRFDARYPGLSAQRFGLRTSDPDALATQLRARFDLGEEALINQAALKAFSLAVFERTFSVTAALNLLTLSVAGLALLISLLTLASLRLPQLAPVWALGLTRRRLAGLEVLRALCLAALTGVLAVPLGLALAWVLLAVVNVEAFGWRLPMFLFPWDYVKLGALMLLAAFGAALWPAIKLARTPPDHLLKVFSNER